In a genomic window of Polypterus senegalus isolate Bchr_013 chromosome 13, ASM1683550v1, whole genome shotgun sequence:
- the LOC120543411 gene encoding ferritin, middle subunit-like isoform X2, whose translation MASQICQNYHRDSEGAVNRLINIELSASYTYLSLAHYFKRDDVALEGFSKFFKEQSKEEQEHANKLMEFQNKRGGRIFLQDIKKPDKDEWGNGLDAMQTALQQEKNLNQALLDVHKLASERTDPHLCDFLETHFLRNKVKMIKKLGDHITNLKKTGGSSTGLAEYMFDKLTLNERS comes from the exons ATGGCCTCCCAGATCTGCCAGAACTATCATCGTGACAGCGAGGGTGCTGTCAACCGTCTGATTAACATAGAGCTGAGTGCCTCCTACACCTACCTGTCACTG GCTCACTACTTCAAGCGTGATGATGTGGCCCTGGAAGGCTTTTCCAAGTTCTTCAAGGAGCAGAGCAAAGAGGAACAAGAACATGCCAACAAGCTCATGGAGTTCCAAAACAAGCGGGGAGGCCGCATCTTCCTCCAGGATATCAAG AAGCCAGACAAGGACGAGTGGGGTAACGGTCTGGATGCCATGCAGACTGCCCTTCAGCAAGAGAAAAACCTCAATCAAGCTCTACTGGATGTGCACAAGCTTGCCTCTGAGCGCACTGACCCACAT CTCTGTGACTTTCTGGAGACCCATTTCCTGAGAAATAAAGTGAAGATGATCAAGAAGTTGGGTGACCACATCACCAACCTGAAGAAGACTGGTGGCAGCAGTACTGGACTAGCCGAGTACATGTTTGACAAGCTCACTCTGAATGAGAGAAGCTAA
- the LOC120543411 gene encoding ferritin, middle subunit-like isoform X1, whose protein sequence is MASQICQNYHRDSEGAVNRLINIELSASYTYLSLAHYFKRDDVALEGFSKFFKEQSKEEQEHANKLMEFQNKRGGRIFLQDIKQKPDKDEWGNGLDAMQTALQQEKNLNQALLDVHKLASERTDPHLCDFLETHFLRNKVKMIKKLGDHITNLKKTGGSSTGLAEYMFDKLTLNERS, encoded by the exons ATGGCCTCCCAGATCTGCCAGAACTATCATCGTGACAGCGAGGGTGCTGTCAACCGTCTGATTAACATAGAGCTGAGTGCCTCCTACACCTACCTGTCACTG GCTCACTACTTCAAGCGTGATGATGTGGCCCTGGAAGGCTTTTCCAAGTTCTTCAAGGAGCAGAGCAAAGAGGAACAAGAACATGCCAACAAGCTCATGGAGTTCCAAAACAAGCGGGGAGGCCGCATCTTCCTCCAGGATATCAAG CAGAAGCCAGACAAGGACGAGTGGGGTAACGGTCTGGATGCCATGCAGACTGCCCTTCAGCAAGAGAAAAACCTCAATCAAGCTCTACTGGATGTGCACAAGCTTGCCTCTGAGCGCACTGACCCACAT CTCTGTGACTTTCTGGAGACCCATTTCCTGAGAAATAAAGTGAAGATGATCAAGAAGTTGGGTGACCACATCACCAACCTGAAGAAGACTGGTGGCAGCAGTACTGGACTAGCCGAGTACATGTTTGACAAGCTCACTCTGAATGAGAGAAGCTAA